Proteins from one Candida orthopsilosis Co 90-125, chromosome 2 draft sequence genomic window:
- a CDS encoding Yhc3 protein (S. cerevisiae homolog YHC3 has role arginine transport, regulation of intracellular pH and localizes to fungal-type vacuole), whose translation MIPLQNSTKIFTSFFIFGLLNNILYVIILSAAIDLVGSATPKGVVLLADIMPSFTFKLVAPFFIHLIPYKTRLFSLVGLSSTGMLLISLSSQQAIVVKIFGIMLASLSSGMGEVSFLQLTHFYTGGNADGDSSIGISGFSSGTGGAGLCGSFLFMLMTNMLGIPVTIVLLLFAICPLGFLATYYLLLPLPDHEYHEIEDTLFDESSEEIGIDTGPVDLESSTIALITQHFKTTLGKIQPLIVPFMIPLSMVYISEYVINQGIAPTLLYPLEDLPRWLFTSYRDIYVVYGFLYQLGVFISRSSISFGIRIKRLYLLSVLQFVNVIITIIQSVYDFPFTSIWLLLILILYEGLLGGFSYVNTFVSVSEGVPKTKREFSMGCVSVSDGLGIAIAGCINLWLEKKLCGLQVDRGRDWCLNGGSV comes from the coding sequence ATGATACCAttacaaaattcaactaaAATTTTTACATCATTCTTTATATTTGGACTACTAAACAATATACTCTATGTCATCATTTTATCGGCGGCTATAGATTTGGTTGGATCTGCTACACCAAAGGGAGTTGTATTATTAGCTGATATTATGCCATCTTTTACATTCAAACTAGTTGCGCCTTTTTTCATTCATTTAATTCCTTACAAAACACGGTTATTTTCCCTTGTTGGGTTATCCAGTACCGGTATGTTACTAATATCATTGAGTTCACAACAGGCAATTGTGGTCAAGATATTTGGCATTATGCTAGCTTCGTTATCGTCGGGAATGGGAGAAGTGagttttttgcaattgacGCATTTCTACACTGGTGGTAATGCAGATGGCGATAGTTCTATCGGAATTAGTGGATTTTCTAGTGGAACTGGTGGGGCTGGACTTTGTGGTAGTTTCTTGTTTATGTTGATGACCAATATGTTGGGTATACCAGTGACGattgttttattgttgtttgccATTTGTCCTTTGGGATTCTTGGCCACTTATTACTTGCTACTTCCGCTTCCTGATCACGAATACCACGAAATCGAGGATAccttgtttgatgaaagtaGTGAAGAAATTGGCATTGACACCGGTCCTGTTGATTTAGAGCTGTCCACTATTGCGCTCATCACCCAGCATTTCAAAACCACATTGGGAAAGATTCAGCCATTGATCGTGCCATTTATGATCCCATTGAGTATGGTGTATATTTCTGAATACGTCATTAATCAAGGTATTGCACCAACTTTATTGTATCCCTTGGAAGATCTTCCACGTTGGCTATTTACATCGTACAGAGATATCTATGTCGTTTATGGTTTCTTGTATCAACTAGGAGTCTTTATTTCGAGATCTTCAATATCCTTTGGTATACGAATCAAGAGACTTTACTTGCTTTCTGTActtcaatttgtcaatgtcatcatcaccatcattcAATCAGTGTATGACTTTCCATTCACATCAATATGGCTACTTTTAATATTAATTCTCTACGAAGGTCTATTAGGAGGCTTTTCTTATGTCAATACATTTGTTTCAGTTAGTGAAGGAGTACCCAAAACCAAACGAGAGTTTAGTATGGGTTGTGTTAGTGTTAGTGATGGATTGGGAATTGCAATTGCTGGTTGTATAAACTTGTGGCTCGAAAAGAAGTTATGTGGGTTGCAGGTGGATAGAGGAAGAGATTGGTGCTTGAATGGGGGTTCAGTATGA
- a CDS encoding Aro4 3-deoxy-D-arabinoheptulosonate-7-phosphate synthase has translation MSHTPLPAEYDDTRILGYDPLVPPVKLSNEIKASSKSLDVVIRGRFESSQILKGKDDRALVIVGPCSIHDTKAALEYAHRLKKLSEELKDDLCIIMRAYLEKPRTTVGWKGLINDPDVDNSFDINRGLRISRQLYADLTEAGLPIGSEMLDTISPQYFSDFLSFGAIGARTTESQLHRELASGLSFPIGFKNGTDGGLTVALDAVQASSKGHHFMGVTKNGTAAITTTKGNDTCFIILRGGKKITNYDAESVRAAKEAINKSTDPNIKLMVDCSHDNSKKDYRNQPQVLDTVAEQISKGDDSLIGVMIESHINEGKQGMPPAGQNKDVLKYGVSITDGCVSWETTVDMLTKLSKAVQARRSLKKNGN, from the coding sequence ATGAGTCACACACCACTTCCAGCTGAATACGACGATACCAGGATCCTTGGTTACGATCCTTTGGTTCCGCCAGTTAAGTTGCTGAATGAAATTAAagcatcttcaaaatcctTGGATGTGGTTATTAGAGGTCGTTTTGAATCATCTCAAATTCTCAAAGGTAAAGACGATAGAGCTCTAGTTATAGTTGGTCCATGTTCTATTCATGACACTAAAGCTGCTTTGGAGTATGCACACcgtttgaaaaaattgagtgAAGAGTTGAAGGATGATTTATGTATTATTATGAGAGCTTATTTGGAGAAACCAAGAACCACTGTTGGATGGAAAGGGTTGATTAATGATCctgatgttgataattcatttgatattAACAGAGGATTGAGGATTTCTCGTCAATTGTACGCCGACTTGACTGAAGCTGGGTTGCCTATTGGTTCTGAAATGTTGGATACGATATCACCACAATACTTTCTGGATTTCTTGAGTTTCGGTGCTATTGGTGCTAGAACCACTGAATCGCAATTACACAGAGAATTAGCCTCTGGATTAAGCTTCCCcattggtttcaaaaatggtaCTGACGGTGGTTTAACTGTTGCTTTGGATGCCGTACAAGCTTCATCAAAGGGACACCATTTTATGGGTGTCACAAAGAATGGTACTGCTGCTATAACCACCACCAAGGGTAATGACACTTGTTTTATAATTTTGAGAGGTGGTAAAAAGATCACCAATTACGATGCAGAATCTGTCAGAGCCGCTAAAGAAGCAATTAACAAGTCTACTGATCCAaacatcaaattgatggttGATTGTTCTCATGACAACTCAAAGAAGGATTACAGAAATCAGCCCCAGGTTTTAGATACAGTTGCCGAACAAATTAGTAAAGGTGATGATTCATTAATTGGTGTCATGATTGAATCTCATATCAATGAAGGTAAACAAGGAATGCCACCAGCCGGTCAGAATAAGgatgttttgaaatacGGTGTTTCAATCACTGATGGATGTGTCTCATGGGAAACTACTGTTGACATGTTGACTAAATTGAGTAAGGCAGTTCAAGCTAGAAGAAGCTTGAAGAAAAACGGAAACTAA
- a CDS encoding Izh2 protein (S. cerevisiae homolog IZH2 has role in cellular zinc ion homeostasis, response to toxin and localizes to plasma membrane), producing MISEPVSTIRQRQNQDPSVDPKQGPGQASPRENYTNSGDSSSLLARRLAYYHELDEWQQDNHYIRSGYVKGTSSYWESFKSLGYLHNETVNIYSHLLPSSISFWVILYYINFQLTIYDNYLGIWEKLNFVQFGLACTFCMFMSSVFHTLKSHSHKVSKFGNQLDYFGIVILITCSLISIILFAYYDEPLEKWIFVALTLFFGTVCTVFTLHPEFSKNHYRPFRSTMFILFGLSGALPIVYGIYKFGVETTSERAGVKWLILEGVFYISGAVLYAARFPERLTHVEEEEHSLLLNPQAGKFDIIGHSHQIFHVFVVIAAYCHWLALVQCYHYLHQHILA from the coding sequence ATGATATCAGAACCAGTATCAACTATAAGACAAAGACAGAATCAGGATCCAAGTGTCGATCCAAAACAGGGCCCAGGTCAAGCCTCGCCAAGGGAAAACTATACAAACTCTGGAGATAGTAGCAGTCTACTTGCAAGAAGATTAGCTTACTACCATGAATTAGATGAATGGCAACAAGATAACCATTACATTAGGTCAGGATATGTTAAGGGAACATCACTGTACTGGGAAAGTTTCAAGTCGTTGGGGTATTTGCACAATGAGACTGTCAATATTTATTCTCATTTGCTACCTTCAAGTATATCCTTTTGGGTGATCTTGTATTACATTAATTTCCAGCTTACCATATATGATAATTACTTGGGTATTTGGGAgaaattaaattttgttcaatttggattaGCATGTACATTTTGCATGTTTATGTCATCGGTATTTCACACATTGAAATCACATTCACATAAAGTCAGTAAATTTGGTAACCAATTGGACTACTTTGGAATCGTGATTTTAATCACGTGTTCCTTGATTTCAATCATTTTGTTTGCTTATTATGATGAGCCATTAGAAAAATGGATCTTCGTTGCATTGACGTTATTTTTCGGAACTGTATGTACTGTATTTACATTACATCCAGAATTCTCCAAAAATCATTATCGACCATTCAGATCAACAATGTTTATCTTATTTGGTCTCTCGGGTGCGTTGCCAATCGTTTATGGAATTTATAAATTTGGGGTTGAAACTACGCTGGAACGAGCTGGCGTTAAATGGTTGATTTTAGAAGGAGTGTTTTATATACTGGGTGCCGTTTTGTATGCAGCTAGGTTTCCGGAAAGATTGACCCATGTAGAGGAAGAGGAGCATCTGTTGTTGCTTAATCCACAGGCTGGTAAATTTGACATTATTGGTCATTCACATCAGATATTCCATGTGTTTGTGGTGATTGCTGCTTATTGTCATTGGTTGGCTTTAGTGCAATGTTATCACTACTTGCATCAACATATCTTGGCGTAG
- a CDS encoding Arg2 protein (enzyme of arginine biosynthesis) encodes MSKLKTLNRQFISNIETHKAVTDAKRNLILSILKSTTTKREAKNYLTKYQNQFDFSDLDFANSNEIVPLNRRENQRELFIQRFLNRQNPFVNIYDEDDRKLKKIPLRLAIFKIKFATITNQQWTGIAETFKRLINLGISPIILLDFDHLPDNSFKNNELYITDQSNKLLNRLGKPEEEDGFQVSILRSLFTKKNGHLSIDSLESILIPLYQGTIPILQPIAYNVDSNTQEFLKSDSLLFALCSALVEKRTTNLLSIEKIVMIDQLGGIPSIERNQTSHVFINLSQEYSDILSELFIGHINPKVRDLHVSNLNSMNNILSFIRDRSGNDETTGIITTPEIMSINNDQLNPIIYNVLTDRSIISSSLPSSNKRTPQVSTTIIKKGVNVQIFEQDTYTGQFTMEDLFKDKLVDKSKLVELLNDSFGKTLQVNEYFKRIDNNLATFIFVGDYDGAAIITWEKVNGDNNKRIAYLDKFAIAKRNQGLPGLADIIFKIILQSHSSELIWRSRKVNPVNKWYFERCCGCMSSPESQWKIFYTGDIFDKRIDRFKRKTIPAGVINVGEKLKEYSKICEGIPPSFK; translated from the coding sequence ATGAGCAAACTCAAGACACTAAATAGACAATTCATATCCAATATAGAAACTCACAAAGCAGTCACTGATGCTAAAAGAAACCTAATATTATCAATattaaaatcaacaacaacaaaacgTGAAGCTAAAAATTACTTGaccaaatatcaaaatcaatttgattttagtGATTTGGATTTCGCCAATAGTAATGAGATTGTTCCTTTGAATAGGAGGGAAAATCAACGTGAGCTATTTATTCAACGATTTTTGAATCGTCAAAATCCATTTGTGAATAtttatgatgaagatgataggaaattgaaaaagattcCTTTGCGATTagcaattttcaaaattaaatttgCCACGATAACGAATCAACAATGGACAGGTATAGCTGAGACGTTCAAGAGGTTAATAAATTTGGGAATATCACCAATAATTTTACTTGATTTTGATCATTTACCTGATAATTCATTCAAGAATAATGAGTTGTACATCACTGACCAATCgaataaattgttgaatcgTCTTGGGAAACCCGAGGAGGAAGATGGTTTTCAAGTTAGTATATTGAGGTCCCTATTTACGAAAAAAAATGGCCATCTTTCAATAGACAGTTTGGAACTGATATTGATCCCATTATACCAAGGCacaattccaattcttcaaccaattgcCTACAATGTGGATTCCAATACCCAAGAGTTTCTAAAAAGTGATTCATTATTATTTGCATTGTGCTCTGCATTAGTCGAAAAGAGGACAACAAATTTgttatcaattgaaaaaattgtcatGATTGACCAATTGGGTGGTATACCATCCATCGAACGAAACCAAACAAGTCATGTGTTTATCAATTTATCACAAGAGTACTCAGACATTTTATCCGAGCTCTTCATTGGTCATATCAATCCAAAAGTACGGGATTTACACgtatccaatttgaatagTATGAATAATATTCTAAGCTTTATTCGTGATAGATCAGGAAATGATGAAACTACAGGGATTATCACTACGCCTGAGATTATGTCTATCAATAATGATCAATTAAATCCTATTATATACAATGTGCTTACTGATAGATCAATCATTTCGTCGTCGTTGCCTAGTCTGAACAAACGTACTCCACAAGTatccaccaccatcatcaaaaagGGGGTAAATGTGCAGATATTCGAGCAAGACACCTATACTGGTCAGTTCACAATGGAGGACTTGTTCAAGGATAAGTTAGTAgataaatccaaattggtGGAATTGTTGAACGACTCATTTGGCAAAACTCTTCAAGTTAACGAATACTTCAAACGCATTGACAACAATTTAGCAACATTTATATTCGTTGGCGATTACGATGGAGCTGCGATAATAACATGGGAGAAGGTGAATGgtgacaacaacaaaagaatagCATACTTGGATAAATTTGCAATCGCTAAACGTAACCAAGGACTTCCTGGTTTAGCCGATATTATATTCAAGATTATATTACAATCACATTCACTGGAATTAATATGGAGATCAAGAAAAGTTAACCCAGTAAATAAGTGGTATTTTGAACGGTGTTGTGGATGTATGAGCTCTCCCGAATCACAGTGGAAAATATTCTATACCGGTGATATTTTCGATAAGAGAATTGATCGATTTAAGAGAAAAACTATTCCCGCTGGTGTTATTAATGTGGGAGAGAAGCTAAAGGAGTATTCTAAGATATGTGAAGGTATTCCACCTTCATTTAAATAG
- a CDS encoding Psf2 protein (S. cerevisiae homolog PSF2 has role in DNA-dependent DNA replication, double-strand break repair via break-induced replication) produces the protein MVLPSHLQGNLTPTEINFLAENELITILPRYSIKKINLIGVTVPNLRAMRREKVPLWVALILKTQDKCNIVPPKWLNVNYLKEKYDDEIRKPTQFSDLPWNWLELSKILLTKASDDLQDSVSELRSIIQDLREIRLIKSRKGLKELNESNIALNGLSLLEINEIRPFVLPVMNKLRQMHDTTLKHDAGTNEENMADVTDDE, from the exons ATGGTTTTACCATCTCACCTACAAGGGAACTTGACACCCACAGAGATTAATTTTCTAGCTGAGAATGAACTTATTACTATACTCCCCAGGTACTcaattaaaaaaataaaccTAATTGGT GTAACAGTGCCAAACTTACGAGCAATGAGACGAGAGAAAGTTCCACTATGGGTGGCTCTTATATTAAAGACCCAGGATAAATGCAATATAGTCCCGCCCAAATGGCTAAATGTCAATtatttaaaagaaaaatacgatgatgaaataaGGAAACCAACACAATTCAGTGACCTACCTTGGAACTGGCTTGAACTATCCAAAATACTCCTCACTAAAGCATCTGACGATTTGCAAGACTCGGTTTCTGAGCTACGATCGATAATACAAGATTTGCGGGAAATTCGATTAATCAAGTCTCGCAAAGgtttgaaagaattgaatgagTCAAACATTGCCTTGAATGGGTTGTCTTTACTAGAGATTAATGAAATTAGACCATTTGTGCTTCCTGTGATGAATAAGTTACGTCAGATGCATGATACTACTTTGAAGCATGATGCTGGGACAAATGAGGAAAATATGGCGGATGTTACAGATGATGAGTAG
- a CDS encoding Rrp6 nuclear exosome exonuclease component: MRIENAMRRDPQRKHTITKIAIFFLMSKKQSATLSSLTPTLSPTTMSTEGQDIFKDVLPKLMGTIRSATALAAQDVNFYKSVDSNISEEIDKRGRNLLTITNDLLRTASSQTNPVDPILFGQENISSESSWNPVSNVIDSIFEKIDYTFDQINKKQAGGEQKQYLEDGNSSISNEQTQRIEKPQLKFKVPVDNSEQEPFKPKITSKPNALQPFESVNKLTNPAPVYEDSIEVVDPPYYAHPYEYEIDTQPYPDSILEESEPIPPNDWSSTSAIWVDTVDGLNEMIKELSQSSEIAVDLEHHDYRSYYGIVCLMQISNREKDWIIDTLVLRGDLSALNKIFTDPKIIKVLHGAFMDIIWLQRDLGLYIVSLFDTYHASRQLGFSKFSLQYLLDTFAHFRTSKKYQLADWRIRPLPKPMLAYARSDTHFLLYIFDQLRNKLIDSDKLARVLFDSRQVAKRRFEYTKFRPLSSNLGSKVSCPVMAANPNEPWGSLMYQYNVPAFKRPVVEQLYKWRDLIARQEDESVRYIMPNQLLVSLATLESPVDAGKVLNVPSYVSEHVRLNARELAELIDQTLKESEQNDWAIVDKWNNQSTVQVEEQKVDIEAVNGLLDQLLQNSAKLFTEDSLLNNNSSVAIPGVMEVRNQTYEFTDKGIKKHDFDEEGKKRVNLVWQKLCEIDGVASIPDGELEMDSEEEPSELTELPEASSSNEKLKTGQQILFSKDDDINPEELIALRKTNKKDKKKSNQLAQEDESSIDYANADKILIDPKKNDKKKKRSFDPYSKDAAGPKPAKRKKAMAEGKTSTYKSKQSRVKK; encoded by the coding sequence ATGAGGATTGAAAATGCGATGAGAAGAGATCCACAGAGAAAACacacaataacaaaaattgcaattttttttttaatgtCTAAGAAGCAAAGTGCAACCCTATCCTCTTTAACTCCAACTTTATCGCCAACAACAATGCTGACTGAGGGCCAAGATATATTCAAAGATGTACTTCCAAAGCTAATGGGGACTATACGTTCAGCTACTGCATTGGCTGCTCAAGATGTGAATTTTTACAAATCAGTTGATTCAAACATTagtgaagaaattgataaacGAGGGAGGAATCTTTTAACCATTACAAATGACTTACTAAGAACCGCGTCTTCTCAAACAAACCCAGTGGATCCAATACTTTTTGGTCAGGAAAACATATCAAGTGAGTCCTCTTGGAATCCTGTGAGTAACGTGATTGATTCgatatttgaaaagattgattatacatttgatcaaataaatAAGAAGCAAGCTGGTGGAGAGCAAAAGCAATACCTTGAAGATGGAAATAGTCTGATATCGAATGAGCAAACTCAAAGGATAGAGAAGCCACAATTAAAATTTAAAGTACCGGTCGACAACTCAGAACAAGAACCATTCAAACCCAAAATCACGAGTAAACCCAACGCACTACAACCATTTGAGTCAGTCAACAAGCTCACCAACCCAGCACCAGTTTATGAggattcaattgaagtgGTGGACCCTCCTTACTATGCACATCCATATGAGTACGAAATTGATACACAGCCATATCCTGATTCCATTTTGGAAGAGTCCGAGCCAATCCCTCCAAATGATTGGAGCAGCACAAGTGCAATCTGGGTTGATACAGTAGATGGTTTGAATGAAATGATAAAAGAATTGCTGCAACTGTCTGAAATAGCAGTAGATTTGGAGCATCATGATTATAGATCATATTATGGTATCGTTTGCTTAATGCAAATCTCAAATCGTGAAAAAGATTGGATTATAGATACATTGGTATTGAGAGGTGACTTGTCGGCgttgaacaaaattttcaccGACCccaaaattatcaaagtGCTTCATGGTGCATTTATGGATATAATATGGTTACAAAGGGATCTAGGCTTGTACATTGTCTCTTTATTTGACACGTATCATGCATCAAGACAATTGGGATTCTCCAAGTTTTCCTTACAATACTTGCTCGATACTTTTGCTCATTTTAGAACTTCCAAGAAATACCAATTGGCAGATTGGAGAATAAGGCCATTACCAAAACCAATGTTAGCTTACGCAAGGTCAGATACTCATTTCTTGCTATacatttttgatcaacttcgcaataaattgattgatagCGATAAACTTGCACGCGTATTGTTTGATTCAAGGCAAGTAGCTAAGAGAAGATTTGAATACACCAAATTCAGACCATTGTCTTCTAATCTTGGAAGTAAAGTTTCATGTCCTGTCATGGCAGCTAATCCAAATGAACCATGGGGATCACTCATGTATCAATACAATGTACCAGCTTTTAAAAGACCAGTAGTGGAGCAGTTGTATAAATGGAGAGATTTGATTGCAAGACAGGAGGACGAGTCGGTGAGATACATCATGCCAAACCAATTACTAGTCTCTTTGGCCACTTTAGAATCTCCCGTCGATGCCGGAAAGGTTCTTAATGTACCTTCATACGTCTCCGAACATGTTCGGTTGAATGCACGGGAGTTGGcagaattgattgatcAAACCTTGAAAGAGAGTGAGCAGAATGATTGGgcaattgttgacaaatGGAACAACCAGTCAACTGTTCAAGTAGAGGAGCAGAAAGTGGATATAGAAGCCGTCAATGGATTGTTGGATCAGTTGTTGCAGAACTCGGCTAAATTATTTACTGAGGATTCTCTATTAAATAATAATTCATCAGTAGCTATTCCGGGTGTCATGGAGGTACGAAATCAAACCTATGAGTTTACTGACAAAGGCATCAAGAAAcatgattttgatgaagaaggcAAGAAGCGTGTCAATCTTGTGTGGCAGAAATTGTGCGAGATAGATGGTGTCGCATCGATACCAGATGGAGAATTGGAAATGGATTCAGAAGAAGAGCCCAGCGAGCTTACTGAACTTCCGGAAGCAAGCTCTTCCAATGAGAAACTCAAAACTGGTCAACAAATATTGTTCAGTAAGGATGATGATATCAATCCCGAAGAGTTGATCGCGCTCCGtaaaaccaacaaaaaggataaaaagaaaagtaaTCAGTTGGCTCAAGAAGATGAATCAAGTATAGATTATGCCAATGCTGATAAAATTCTCATTGATCCGAAAAAGAATgataagaaaaagaagagatcTTTTGACCCTTATAGTAAAGATGCAGCGGGACCAAAACCTGCTAAGAGAAAGAAGGCCATGGCAGAAGGTAAGACTTCTACATACAAGCTGAAACAAAGTAGGGTAAAGAAGTAA
- a CDS encoding Rei1 cytoplasmic pre-60S factor: MFTCNTCNLQFPESNDQRVHMKSDWHRYNLKRKVAQLPPITEDLFNTKVASMQSQNETKEKTTTKKEQRRKEKEALLQQKRAILEQARKAMLAEQEAKEEDQKDTVSSSLTVPATEDKPQDDETNEEQELTPEQAEEKEFQKKLSNKVEIPPTTCLFCHPKLKQDFSTIDDNTEHMFKQHGLYIPETQYLVDKKGLIEYLAEKVGFGFCIACNYQGRNTEAAREHMQTKRHMRIPYETEDEKLEISNFYDFSSTYGDEGVDVVVEEGQDEDGDWEDVSGDEEGDDSDEELPPSDRDAIYQDGNELVLPSGAVVGHRSNARYYRQNLAPERILSEGQGTVIAAETRHMLTLQDRKQLASKKRTWRNEKKREDVNDRRAAKFINNQPHFRDQLLQ; this comes from the coding sequence ATGTTCACTTGTAATACATGCAACTTACAGTTTCCTGAATCAAATGACCAAAGAGTCCATATGAAATCAGATTGGCATCGTTATAacttgaaaagaaaagttgcACAATTACCACCAATTACTGAAGATTTATTCAATACGAAAGTTGCTTCGATGCAATCACAGAATGAAACAAAGGAGAAGACAACGACAAAGAAGGAGCAGAGGcgaaaagagaaagaagctTTGTTGCAGCAAAAGAGAGCAATTTTGGAGCAAGCAAGAAAAGCAATGCTAGCTGAACAGGAGgctaaagaagaagatcaaaaagataCAGTGAGCCTGCTGTTGACTGTGCCTGCCACAGAAGATAAACCacaagatgatgaaacaaaCGAAGAGCAAGAGTTGACTCCCGAACAAgcagaagaaaaagaatttcaaaagaagcTTTCcaataaagttgaaattccaccaacaacttGTTTATTCTGTCACCCTAAATTGAAGCAAGACTTTTCCACAATTGATGACAACACCGAACACATGTTCAAACAGCATGGTTTGTACATTCCTGAAACGCAATATTTGGTGGACAAGAAAGGGTTGATTGAATACCTTGCGGAAAAGGttggatttggattttgcATAGCTTGTAATTATCAAGGAAGAAATACAGAAGCAGCTAGAGAGCACATGCAGACAAAGAGACATATGAGGATACCGTATGAGACTGaggatgaaaaattggaaatttcaaacttttatgatttttcatcaacatacGGTGATGAAGGAGTTGATGTCGTTGTTGAAGAGGGACAAGACGAAGATGGTGATTGGGAAGATGTTAGTggagatgaagaaggtgatgaTAGTGACGAAGAGTTACCACCATCTGACAGGGATGCTATTTATCAAGATGGAAATGAATTGGTACTCCCTTCGGGAGCTGTTGTTGGACATCGTTCTAACGCAAGATATTATAGACAAAATCTTGCACCTGAAAGAATCCTATCTGAAGGCCAAGGAACCGTTATTGCGGCAGAAACAAGACACATGTTGACTTTACAAGATAGAAAACAATTGGCCAGTAAAAAGAGGACATGGAGgaatgaaaagaagagagaaGATGTTAATGATAGAAGAGCTgccaaattcatcaataaccAACCCCATTTTAGAGACCAGTTATTACAGTAA